DNA sequence from the Rubrivirga sp. SAORIC476 genome:
ACCCATGACCGATCTCGCCGCCGCCTACATCGAGGCGCGTGAGCGCCTGCTCACCCTCACGGATGGCATGACGCATGAGGCGTACAACGCCAAGCCGTCCGAGTCGTCGTGGTCGGTTGGCGAGTGCGTGGTGCACCTCAACACGATCGCGAAGGGCTACCTGCCGGCCCTGGAAGCCGCCGTCGCCGATCCCAACGCGCCGCGAGGCACGGGGCCGTTCCGCTATGGCTGGGCGGGGAGGAAGTTCGTGGACATGCTCCGCCCGGGGACACGCGCGATGCCGACCGCTGGGGCGATGAAGCCGCCGGAGACGGCCGGACTGGTCTCGGAGATCGACCTGGACCGCTCGCTGACGCGATTCCGCGAGGACATCGACCGCTACGTCGCCGTCGTCGAGGCCGCGGACGGGCTGGACCTGGCGGCCATCAAGATCCGCTCGCCGTTCCTGAAGCTGATGCGGTTCCAACTCGGCGTCTTCCTGGAGGCGATGGGCCAGCACTGTCTCCGCCACGTCGGACAGGCGGAGCGGGCCGTCGCTGCAACACAGGGGGCCGCCTGAACGCCTTGTCGCGAGCGCGGCACGAACCGATCTTCCGTCCCGTTCCCCTCCGCAAGCCACCTCGCGCGTCTGCATCCTGGTACGTCGTCCTCTTCTGACTCCATGATTCTGTCGCCGCGCCGCACCTGGCTGGCCGCTCTCGTCTTTCTGTCGCTCGTCCTTCCGGCGTCGGCCCAGACCGTCGTCAAGTACGGTGCCGACTACCTGGCGGCCGGGGTGGGGGCCCGCGCCCTCGGGATGGGCGGGGCCTACATCGCCCACGCCGACGACGTCACGGCGGGCTACTGGAACGTCTCCGGTTTGGACGCGGTGCGGACGCCCGAGGTCGCATACATGCACGCCGAGCGCTTCGACGGCGCCGTCGCATTCGACTACGCCGCAGGCGCCTACCCGCTGTCCGACCGCTCGACGTTGGGCGTCACATTCATCCGCTCGGCCGTGGACGACATTGCGAACACGCTCGACGCCTACGACCCGGCGACCGGCCAGATCAACCCGGACGACGTCACGCTCTTCTCGGCCGCCGACAACGCGCTGTTCGTGTCCTACGCGCGGGGCGTCGGCGACAAGCTGTCGCTCGGCGCGTCCGCCAAGGTGATCCGGCGCGGCGTGGGCGACTTCGCGAGCGCGTGGGCGTATTCGCTCGACGTGGGCGCGCAACTCGACCTCGGGCGCGTCCGCCTCGGGCTGATGGTGCAGGACGCGACCGGCATGGTCCAGTCCTGGTCCGTGGACGCCGACCGGTTCGCCGAGGTGGACTCGTCGAGCCGCCCGGTGGGGCTCACCGAACTGGTGCTGCCGCTCGCGCGCCTCGGCGCCTCCACTCAGATCCCGCTCTCCGACGACATCGGCCTGACGGCCGCCGCGGACCTCGACCTCGGCTTCGACGGCCAGTCGGCCTACGTGCTGGACGCGGGTGGGGTCTCGTTCCGGCCACGCGTGGGCGCCGAGTTGACGTTCCGCGACCTGCTCGCCTTCCGGGCCGGACTCTCGGACGTGACCACGAGCGAGCGATTCGGGACCCAGATCACACCGTCGGTGGGCGCAGGGGTCCGACTGGGTGCGCTCGCTATCGACTACGGCTTTGGCGACTTCGGGGGCGTCACCAGCGAACTGGGCTTTTCGCATCGCGTCTCGCTGGCGTATCGTTTCGGCGCGTCCCCCCGCTAATCCCATGGTGTCCTCTGACGACCGCGACGGCTTCATCCTCAGCGTCACGCTGCACGGCGTCGTGCTCCTGCTGCTGGCGCTCGGCCTCTCGGTCCCCCCGGAGGCCACCGACCCGGACTTCCCGCCGCAGTTGACGGAGATCGAGTTCGGCCCGGCGCCGACGATCCCAGTGATGACCGGTCCGCCGGAGCGCGCCGAGGCGGGGTCCTCGTCGGAGTCGATGACCCAGCCAGAGCCGGAGCGCCCGACCCCGCCCGCCCCGACGCGCGTCCGAGTTCCGGAGCGCACCCCGACGCCGCCGCGCGCCGAGCCGCCCCTTCCGCGCCCGGTCCAGAGCGACAACGCTCGTCCGACTCGGCCCAACCCGCCGTCCCGCGCGACCCGTCCGGACCCCGCTCCGACGGCCCCTACGCAGCCTCGCCCGACGACGGGCACCGGCACCTCCCAGGGCGACTCACCCACCGCGGGCTCGGCTGAGGGGTCCGGCAACGGGTCCGGAGGCGACGCCCCGGCCGAGGTCGGCTTCCAGTTCGGCAACCGGTCCTACACCTGCCCGACGCCCCCGTTCGGTGGTATCCAGGGTCAGGTGGTGTATGCCATCACGTTCCGCCCCAACGGCTCGTACGCAGCCGCCCGAGTGTCGGGGAGCCGCAACGCGGCCCTGCAATCCCAGGTGGAGGGGCTGCTCTCGCGGTGCCGGGCCGAGCCGTTGCCCTCCAACGCGCTCCAGGTGAACCAGACCACGAACGCGACCTTCCGCTTCAGCGCGAACTGAGCCAGTCCCTGGCCGCCTCGGTAGCGTCGCGAATCTCGTGGGCTGCGGCATCGAGCAGCGCTCGGCCAACGAAGCGGGTCGGAGCCCGTGGCGCGGCGAACGCGGCGGCGACGTCGTGAAACGTGAACACAGAGATCGGGCGTCCGGTCGTCACGAGGTGGAGGGGGCGCCAGCGGTCGGGGACGAACTTGGCCTTGAAGCGCTCCAGTCCGCCGAAGTTGTAGAAGCGCGTCGCGTGCGCGCGTGTCCACGTCAGGAGCCCGCGCACGAGCAGCGAGGGCGCCGTGTCGGACAGTGGGGCATGGGTGGAGAGGGGCACCATGCCGAGCGTGAACGCCGGGCATCCCGAGTCCCGGAGTGCCGTGTCGAGCAGCAACGCGGCGGTGCCGTTCGGTGCCTCTCGCCGCTGGATGATCCACTCGACGAACACCTCGTCCCCCGGTCGAAGCGCCAGGTACCCGATGGCCCGGTCGTTTCGTGTCGCGACCCAGAACCGACGGTCGCCCGGAGCGTCCAGCACGAACGGGTCGGCCATGAACGACATCGGCGGGAGGCCGCGTCGCGCGAGCCAGTCGGCCAGGACGGCGCGGAGTTCGGCGGACGCGCGGACGCGGTCAGAGCTCCACGGCTCGATGGTCACTCCCTTGTTGGCCGCCCGTCGGATCTGCGCCCTCACCGACGCTTTTCGGGTCACCATCGCGGGCCACCGGCCGGCGCCCCACACCGGCTCCGCTCCGATCACGAGCGACGGCCGGTTCGGTGCGATGTCCTCGGGGGTTTCCACCCCGAACCAGAGCACGCGGCACCTGTCAGCCCGCGCCTGCGCCTCGAACGCGGCGGCGGCGGCCGGACGGTGGGGCGTCGGCCCGGAAGGACCTCCTGCCGCGACCCGAACTCGTCCCCACGACTGGATTTCGGTGTAGTCGATGGTCACGCCGAGCGGGCCGGTCCACGTCTGGAGGCTTGGCATCAGGGCCGGACGGAGAGCCCGACCCGCAGGAACGTCTCGGCCGCGCGGCCCTGCCACCACTGACGGTCCGCATACAGTCGGAGGGCGACGCCGCGTGCGGGCTCCACCTCGACGAGGCCACGGAGGCCCGCGCCGCGGTACAGGTCGCCGGAGAGGAACGTCTTCTGCCCATCCTCGGGGGCCTCGCCATACCGTTCGTCGCCGCCGACCTGGGTCACGACACCGGTACTGGGGTCGATCGGGTTCTCGCCCTTCCGCACGTACCGGCCGGAGAGGCGTGCGCGGGCGCGAAACGGGAGCCAGACGCTCACGCCCGCCAGCCACTGGTCGGCGTTGGGTCCGAGGGGATGGCCGAGGCCGAGGCCATTGTGCGTGTAGCCGTTGAAGTAGACCCCGTCCTCCCGGAACCGGTGGGAGTAGGTGTACGGCTCGATGCGGGTGTACTCCCCGAAGAGCGTCGCGCCGGTGCGGGGCAGGGTCGCTTTCAATCCGGCCTGGATCGCCCACTTGTTGCCGTAGTCGCCGTCTCCGAGCGTCGCAGTCGCGAGGTCGTCAACGAGCCAGGTGGCGTTGGCCTCGACGCCGCGGGCGGGGCGAACGGTCGTTTCGAGCGAGAACAGGGTGTTGTCGCGGTCGTAGAGCGCGTGCTCGGCCGCCTTGACGGGAAAAAGCGGGTTGAGGTAGGCGATCTCCGGTCCGCGCCGCCCGTACACCACCATGCCGGTGTACGCCCAGGTCCACCAACCCGTCGGCTGGACTTCGAGCCGGTGAACAGTGAGGTACCGCTCGGGGCTGTCGAGGAACAGGTCGCCCCCGTCCGTCTCGTCGATGACGAACTGCGAGGGGATGCTCAGGGCTGCGTGGACCGCCTCTACCGTGACGCTCCGCGTCCGCAGCCCGAGGCGGACGAACGGGAGGTAGTCGGCGTGGTCGCCCAGCACGAGGGGAGCGTCGACAGAAGCGCCGTAGCGGAGTCGCTCGTTGGCGATCTCCGCCGAGAACGGCCCCCCCACGACGCGCAGCGACGCGCTCGTCCGGTCGAAGTCGCCTGGGATGTTGGACGGGTCCCGGGTGACGTAGTAGATCGACGCCAGCGCCGGGTCGGCCGCGAGCACGTCCCTGGCGCCGTCCGTGATGGTGCCCGAAAGCGTGCTCGTGTAGAGCCCGATGTAGTTCCGGTAGCTCGCCTCGAATGTGAGCCGGGCGCTCCGGCTGCGTCCGGTGCCGATGCGGACGAGGGGTGCGAATCCGACCCGCCCAGGCGTCCTGACGTCCCCGACGCCTCGGTGTTCGATGGCGCCCTCGCCCCAGATCGAGACCCGCCAGTCGTCGTCGCGGAAGTACCCCAGCGTGCGCTCGGCGCTCGCGTCCTGCCACCGCGCCTCCCCGTCGCCGACGTAGCTGTGGACGCCGTCCAGCGGCTCGAAAAACTCGCGTCGGTACTCGGCGAGCCAGAACCGACCGGACGCGGGCAGCCGGTCTTCGCGCACTGTGAGACTGTCGAGATGGCGCCGGACCGCGGCTCGGTCGACCGGGATCGTTTCGTGCCGGTACTCCGGCAACGTGCCTGCGACGCGCAGGTCGGCCATCCAGTCGTACACGGCGTGCTCGGCCGGGACGATCTCCGGCTGGGCGATCGCCCCGAGAGGGAGGAGCAAGGAGAGAAGCCCGACGAGCCGACGCATGCGGCAAGGTATCGACCGGCGATTGCCCCTTGCGCTCCCTCGAGGGGGCGTCTACTTTCGCCCTGTCCCCAACCCGATCTGCCCCGAGACTCTTTCGCTACGCGTTTCCTGCCCGCCGCGCTTGTCTCGTCGCATTGAGATTCTGGCTCTCGTCCTCGGGGACGCCCTCGCCACCGCTGCGGTGTTGGGGGCGGTGGTCTGGGGTGCGCCCGGCTGGGACTGGATCCCCACGGTGCTGGGGTCGCAGGTCCTCGGAGAGAGCCTGCTCGTGCTCGCCTGGGTGCTGCTCTTCGCGTTCTCCGGCCTCTACGCCGAGCGCTACGCCCGGGGCCGCCTCGACGAACTGGCGACGCTGGTCAAGGTGGTGATTTTCGGCTGCCTCGCCCTGCTGTTCGGGCTCGTGGTGGACCGGCTGGAGGCCAGCGAACTGCGGACCGCCATCGGGCTCTACGCTCTCGCCCAGTTTGGCGCCGTCGGGACGATCCGGCTCGCGGTGCGGGCGGTGCAGCGTGCGCTGGTGGTGCGCGGCTACGGCCGCCACCGCGCCATCGTGGTGGGCTGGTCGGACCGTGTCGAGACGCTCTACCACGACCTCGCGCGGTATCCGGCGGCCAACATCGAGATCGTCGGCGCGGTCCGCCTGCGAGACCGCTCGGCGGTGCCGGTGCTGGTAGAGGACGGACCGGTGACGATCTCCGAGCGCTTCCCCGGAGGGGATGCACTCCCGGCTGGTGCCATCGAGGTGACGGCCGCCGGGGCACCCCAGGCGGCCGTGGCCGAACTGCCCGGGCTCATCGACCGGCTCCTCGTCCAGGACGTGATCCTGGCTCTGGGCACCGAGGACCACGCGATGCTGGACGAGGTGCTTCGGGTGTGCGACGGCAAGCCGGTCACGCTCAAGCTCGTCCCCGACTTTTATGCCGCCATCGGCGGGATGGCGCGGACGGAGCACACCTACGGGCTTCCCCTCATCGAGGTGCTCCCAGAGCCGATGCCGGCCTGGGAGCGGCGGACCAAGCGCATCGTGGATGTGATCGTGAGCGCGCTCATCCTCGTCGTCGGGGCTCCCCTCTGGCTGATCCTCGGCGGGCTGGTCCGCGCGACCTCACCGGGGCCAGCCATCTACCGGCAGACGCGCGTCGGCCGCCTCGGGCGCCCGTTCACCATGCTCAAGTTCCGGACGATGGTGGACGATGCCGAGCGCCACACGGGCCCCGTCTGGGCCGAGCGCGGCGACACCCGCGTGACGCCCGTGGGCCGGATTCTGCGCCGGCTGCGCCTGGACGAAATCCCGCAGCTCTGGAACGTGCTCACGGGCCAGATGAGCCTCGTCGGGCCCCGTCCCGAACGGCCGTACTTCGTGGAGCAACTCGCAGATCAAATCCCGCTCTACAGCCGCCGCCACCGCATCCAGCCGGGCGTAACAGGGCTCGCGCAGGTCAAGTGGCGGTACGACACCGACCTCGACGATGTCCGCCAGAAGCTGAAGTACGACCTGTTCTACATCGAAACGATGAGTCTGAGCCTGGACGCCAAGATCCTGTTCCGGACCATCCGCACGGCGCTGGCAGGAGAGGGGCGGTAGGGCACCGCGGTCAAAGTTCGGAGACGGCTCCGTCCTGCTGGCTACCTTCGGGTGTCTCCCCCCGACTCGATGTCCGTCGCCCCGTCCGTCGACTCCGCCACCCGCGTGGCCGAGGCCGATCTTCTTGCCCGCTACCGGGCGCTCCGCGTCCCGCGTGCCGTCGAGGACAAGATGCTCCGGCTCATCCGCCAGAACCGGCTCTCGAAGTGGTTCAGCGGGTACGGTCAGGAGGCCATCGCCGTCGGGTGCGCGCTCGCGCTCAAGGACCGGGACTGGCTGCTGCCCATGCACCGCAACCTGGGCGTCTGGACGACGCGCGGCGTGCCGCTGCGCCCACTCTTCTGCCAGCTGATGGGGCGGGAGGGAGGCTTCACGAAAGGCCGCGACCGCACCTTCCACTTCGGGCTCCCCGAGCGTCGCATCGTAGGCATGATCTCGCACCTCGCGGCCATGCTGCCCGTCGCCGACGGCCTCGGGCTGGCGTCACGACTGCGCGGCGAGGACGCCGTCGCGGTCGCCTTCACGGGCGAGGGCGCGACGCGCGAGGGCGACTTCCACGAGGCGCTGAACCTGGCCGCGGTCTGGTCGCTCCCGGTGATCTTCGTCGTCGAGAACAACGGTTACGGGCTCTCGACGCCGACCGCCGACGCACTTCCGGTCACGGACATCGCCGATGCCGCGGCAGGTTATGGGATGCCCGGCGTGGTGGTGGATGGCAATGATCTCGACTCCGTTATTGCAAGTGTCGGCGCTGCCGTCGTCCGCGCCCGGTCGGGGGAGGGGCCGACGCTGCTGGAGATGAAGACCTTCCGGGTGCGAGGCCACGAGGAGGCCAGCGGGACCAAGTACGTCCCTCCTGCACTCATCGCCGAGTGGGAGACCCGCGACCCTGTCGACCGCTACCGAGCCCGCCTGGCCGACCTCGGCGTCGCGGTCGACGTTCTCGATGCCATCGACGCGGAAATCGAGGCGGAGATCGAGGCGGTCGCCGAGTGGGCGCTCACGCAGCCTGAGGTGACGGCCACGACCGAGCACGAGCACGCCGACCTGTACGCCCCGGCGCGTCCACAGTCCACCTTCGAGTCGAGCCCGGTGGACGACGGCGTCCGCTTCATCGACGCTCTCAGCGACGGCCTCCGCGATGCGTTCGACGCCGACGACACGACGGTCCTCATGGGGCAGGACGTGGCGGAGTACGGGGGCGTCTTCAAGGTGACGGCGGGCTTCCTGGAGCGCTTCGGGGCGGAGCGGATCCGCAACACGCCCATCATCGAGAGCGGAGCGCTCGGGTGCGCGCTCGGCCTCGCCATCGACGGCTTTCGCCCGGTCGTCGAGATGCAGTACGCGGACTTCATCACGTGCGGGTTCAACCAGATCGCCAACAACCTCACCACGACCCACTACCGTTGGGGAACGGCGGTGCCGGTGACCATCCGCGCGCCGTTCGGGGGCGGCATCGGGGCGGGACCGTTCCACAGCCAGAGTCCCGAGGCCTGGTTTTGCCACATCCCCGGCCTCAAGGTGGTGGTCCCCTCGACGCCGGCCGACGCCAAGGGGCTGCTCCGGTCTGCCATCGAGGACGACAATCCGGTGCTCGTCTTCGAGCACAAGGCGCTCTACCGGTCGCTCCGCGGCCCGGTACCGACGGGTCCCCACCGCGTCGCACTGGGAGAGGCCACCGTGGTCCGCCCGGGCGCGGACCTGACGCTCGTCACGTGGGGCGTCGGGGTGCAGTGGGCGCTCGCGCTCGCAGACCGCCTGTCGGGCGAGGATGTCGCCCTGGAGGTCGTCGACCTGCGCACGCTCGTACCGTGGGACCGGGAGACGGTGCTCGCCTCGGTGCGCAAGACGAACCGACTGGTCGTGCTGCACGAAGCGGCCCGGACCGGCGGGTTCGGGGCCGAGATCGCCGCGGAGGTGGCCGAGGCGGCCTTCGCCGCGCTGGACGCTCCCCCCGCCCGTGTGGGCGGGGCGGACCTGCCGATCGCCTTCTCGAAGGCCATCGAGCAGGAGGTCTATTCGGCGCAGGCGCGCCTGACAGAGGTCGTCCGCCGAACGCTCGCGTACTGACCGTCGCGGCCTGACCCTACGTGTCGATGGCGTCGTCCGCCACGTCCTCTTCGGTGACCTGACGCCCCTCGTGGGCATCGTCCGGGCGGGTGTCCAAGACCTCCAGCGTCACCTCGTAGTCGCCGGTCTCTCCGACCTCGTAGCTTGTCACCACGACGGTCCACTCGCCGGACTCCTCGGCCTCGACGACGGCCTTGGTCATGGAGGTGTTGCCCGCGGCGGAGTCGTCCACGTCGGTCTGCTCGCCGGTGGGGCTGAGGATGAGCAGGTACGGGTCGATGTCTGCGGAGACGACCTCGACACGGAGCCACTGTCCTTCGCGAACCACGACCTCGTAGGAATCGAGATACTCCCCGCTTTCCAGCGTCTCGTCACCTTCTGCGAGCGTGCCGGTGTACACGGTCGGGTCGGCTGGGGCGGCGGCCTCGACCGGAGTGACGTCGGAGGGTGCGTCGACGGTGCCGCTCGGGGCATCGCCGCAGGCGCCGAGGGCCAGGAGCGCAGGAAGGACGAGGAGTGGGACGCGTTGGGACATGGTCGAGAGGGTGAGTCCAGGTCGTGGAACCTACCGCGAACCGTGTTTGCCTCGCTGACGACCGCGTCGGTTTCTGGTCAGGTCTCCACCACGTTCACCTCGGCACCGGACTCGGTGAGGAGGCGCGCGTGCCACGTCACGGCCTCTGCCAGCCGGCCGGCGAGAGCGGGCGGCGCCCAGACGACCGAGAGCGTACGGCGGGTCCCGGCATGCGTCTTCGTCCGCTGACTGTCGCGCACCGGGTTGGCGCAGAAGCCGTGAGCGTCGCGGAGTCCGAGCAGTCCCTTCAGTCGAATCTCCTGGCCGCTGGCGTTGAACACGTAGACGTCATCCGCCCCGCCGATGCCGATGGACAGCGGGGCTGCCGTGAGGTCCAGGTCGATGATGGAGATCGGAAGCCCGCTGTGGAGCGACACCACGTTGCAGGCGTCGACGGCCACGTTGATGGAGCCGAGGAACCCGCCCTCCGCGGCCTTGACGAGGTACTCCGAGGCTGGCTTGCCCCGTCCGGTCGGCTTGTAGCCGTCGCGCCGGAGCAGGTCCCGGACCGCGGCGCGGACGTCAGGCTCGCGCTGGAGGGGCGCCTCCGCATCGAGACGGAGGGCGTCGGTCACGGAGGGCAGGGGTGGGATCTCACCCAGAGGGCTGGGGAAGTCCGCCTCCACCACGCCGACCGCCAAGTCGGGGATGCTGCGAGCGCTGGCGAGGATCGAGGTGGCATGCGTCATGGTCCGGCATCGACCGGCGGGCCGTCGTCCGGTTCCACCTCGGTGGGGAGGACGCCCGAGTCGTCGAGCGCGTCGCGGAGGATGGAGTCGCCCATGCTCTCCCGGAACGCCTCGAGGGCGAGCGTGGTCAGGTCGCCGGTGATGCGCGTGAGGACCAACTCCTCGTCGGAGACGACGACCGCGAGCAGGTCCGTCAGGCGCAGGCCCTCGGCGTCCTCGCGGTAGAGCACCCACGTGGCGGACGCCGAGTCGCGGGCCGAGACCATGGGCAGCCAGCCGTCGGCCTCGTAGGCGTCGAGGCGTGAAGGGCGGGCCATCCGCATCCCGTCGATGGTGCCGACGAGCGGGTAGCGCGCCACCTTCACCTGCCGCACCGACGCACTGAGGCGCCGGTACGGCTCGGTGGACTCGGGCGCGACGAGGCGGCCCAGGAAGCGGCTCGTGCCGATGGTGCCGCCCCCGAACGCGACGGCGAAGCCGCGACCGATCTCCGCCGATCCATCACGCTCGACCTCCTGCTCGACCTCGCGGGCCAGGCGGCCCATCTCGATCGACACGCAGCCGGACAACGAGAGCGCCAGCAGCAGGACCGCGATGCGGCTACTCATCGTCGCCCTCGTACACGTCGATGTCGACGTTCCCGAAGCGTCGTGTCAGCGCCCCGACCTGCGCCGGGTCGATCAGCCCGTCGATGAGCACGAAGACGACGTTTTCGTCCTCTTCGTCGACCGTCATCACGGCCAGCCCACCGAACATGTCGCCTTCGTCTCGGACGTAGACCCAAACGTCGCCGTCGCTGTCGTCGTCGTTGGGCAGCGAGCGGACACGGACGAGCGTCAGCCAGCCGTCGTCTTCGAAGCGGTGGCCGATGCCCTCCAGCGTGCGAATGGCGAGGGGCCGGTCGGACAGCGACGCTGGGTAGATGCGGATGGTGATGCGGCGGAGGCCCTCGATCATGGCCGATGCTTCAGGCTCCTCTTCGCGCGTGGCA
Encoded proteins:
- a CDS encoding sugar transferase, which codes for MSRRIEILALVLGDALATAAVLGAVVWGAPGWDWIPTVLGSQVLGESLLVLAWVLLFAFSGLYAERYARGRLDELATLVKVVIFGCLALLFGLVVDRLEASELRTAIGLYALAQFGAVGTIRLAVRAVQRALVVRGYGRHRAIVVGWSDRVETLYHDLARYPAANIEIVGAVRLRDRSAVPVLVEDGPVTISERFPGGDALPAGAIEVTAAGAPQAAVAELPGLIDRLLVQDVILALGTEDHAMLDEVLRVCDGKPVTLKLVPDFYAAIGGMARTEHTYGLPLIEVLPEPMPAWERRTKRIVDVIVSALILVVGAPLWLILGGLVRATSPGPAIYRQTRVGRLGRPFTMLKFRTMVDDAERHTGPVWAERGDTRVTPVGRILRRLRLDEIPQLWNVLTGQMSLVGPRPERPYFVEQLADQIPLYSRRHRIQPGVTGLAQVKWRYDTDLDDVRQKLKYDLFYIETMSLSLDAKILFRTIRTALAGEGR
- a CDS encoding DUF4252 domain-containing protein, whose product is MSSRIAVLLLALSLSGCVSIEMGRLAREVEQEVERDGSAEIGRGFAVAFGGGTIGTSRFLGRLVAPESTEPYRRLSASVRQVKVARYPLVGTIDGMRMARPSRLDAYEADGWLPMVSARDSASATWVLYREDAEGLRLTDLLAVVVSDEELVLTRITGDLTTLALEAFRESMGDSILRDALDDSGVLPTEVEPDDGPPVDAGP
- a CDS encoding PorV/PorQ family protein — translated: MILSPRRTWLAALVFLSLVLPASAQTVVKYGADYLAAGVGARALGMGGAYIAHADDVTAGYWNVSGLDAVRTPEVAYMHAERFDGAVAFDYAAGAYPLSDRSTLGVTFIRSAVDDIANTLDAYDPATGQINPDDVTLFSAADNALFVSYARGVGDKLSLGASAKVIRRGVGDFASAWAYSLDVGAQLDLGRVRLGLMVQDATGMVQSWSVDADRFAEVDSSSRPVGLTELVLPLARLGASTQIPLSDDIGLTAAADLDLGFDGQSAYVLDAGGVSFRPRVGAELTFRDLLAFRAGLSDVTTSERFGTQITPSVGAGVRLGALAIDYGFGDFGGVTSELGFSHRVSLAYRFGASPR
- a CDS encoding capsule assembly Wzi family protein; this translates as MRRLVGLLSLLLPLGAIAQPEIVPAEHAVYDWMADLRVAGTLPEYRHETIPVDRAAVRRHLDSLTVREDRLPASGRFWLAEYRREFFEPLDGVHSYVGDGEARWQDASAERTLGYFRDDDWRVSIWGEGAIEHRGVGDVRTPGRVGFAPLVRIGTGRSRSARLTFEASYRNYIGLYTSTLSGTITDGARDVLAADPALASIYYVTRDPSNIPGDFDRTSASLRVVGGPFSAEIANERLRYGASVDAPLVLGDHADYLPFVRLGLRTRSVTVEAVHAALSIPSQFVIDETDGGDLFLDSPERYLTVHRLEVQPTGWWTWAYTGMVVYGRRGPEIAYLNPLFPVKAAEHALYDRDNTLFSLETTVRPARGVEANATWLVDDLATATLGDGDYGNKWAIQAGLKATLPRTGATLFGEYTRIEPYTYSHRFREDGVYFNGYTHNGLGLGHPLGPNADQWLAGVSVWLPFRARARLSGRYVRKGENPIDPSTGVVTQVGGDERYGEAPEDGQKTFLSGDLYRGAGLRGLVEVEPARGVALRLYADRQWWQGRAAETFLRVGLSVRP
- a CDS encoding DinB family protein produces the protein MTDLAAAYIEARERLLTLTDGMTHEAYNAKPSESSWSVGECVVHLNTIAKGYLPALEAAVADPNAPRGTGPFRYGWAGRKFVDMLRPGTRAMPTAGAMKPPETAGLVSEIDLDRSLTRFREDIDRYVAVVEAADGLDLAAIKIRSPFLKLMRFQLGVFLEAMGQHCLRHVGQAERAVAATQGAA
- a CDS encoding DUF4252 domain-containing protein, with the translated sequence MNPLLLGALVAFALAPALSAQPISGADLDALFDSEPQVEVNLSGALLRLAAAATREEEPEASAMIEGLRRITIRIYPASLSDRPLAIRTLEGIGHRFEDDGWLTLVRVRSLPNDDDSDGDVWVYVRDEGDMFGGLAVMTVDEEDENVVFVLIDGLIDPAQVGALTRRFGNVDIDVYEGDDE
- a CDS encoding thiamine pyrophosphate-dependent enzyme, whose protein sequence is MSVAPSVDSATRVAEADLLARYRALRVPRAVEDKMLRLIRQNRLSKWFSGYGQEAIAVGCALALKDRDWLLPMHRNLGVWTTRGVPLRPLFCQLMGREGGFTKGRDRTFHFGLPERRIVGMISHLAAMLPVADGLGLASRLRGEDAVAVAFTGEGATREGDFHEALNLAAVWSLPVIFVVENNGYGLSTPTADALPVTDIADAAAGYGMPGVVVDGNDLDSVIASVGAAVVRARSGEGPTLLEMKTFRVRGHEEASGTKYVPPALIAEWETRDPVDRYRARLADLGVAVDVLDAIDAEIEAEIEAVAEWALTQPEVTATTEHEHADLYAPARPQSTFESSPVDDGVRFIDALSDGLRDAFDADDTTVLMGQDVAEYGGVFKVTAGFLERFGAERIRNTPIIESGALGCALGLAIDGFRPVVEMQYADFITCGFNQIANNLTTTHYRWGTAVPVTIRAPFGGGIGAGPFHSQSPEAWFCHIPGLKVVVPSTPADAKGLLRSAIEDDNPVLVFEHKALYRSLRGPVPTGPHRVALGEATVVRPGADLTLVTWGVGVQWALALADRLSGEDVALEVVDLRTLVPWDRETVLASVRKTNRLVVLHEAARTGGFGAEIAAEVAEAAFAALDAPPARVGGADLPIAFSKAIEQEVYSAQARLTEVVRRTLAY
- a CDS encoding phosphatidylglycerol lysyltransferase domain-containing protein yields the protein MPSLQTWTGPLGVTIDYTEIQSWGRVRVAAGGPSGPTPHRPAAAAAFEAQARADRCRVLWFGVETPEDIAPNRPSLVIGAEPVWGAGRWPAMVTRKASVRAQIRRAANKGVTIEPWSSDRVRASAELRAVLADWLARRGLPPMSFMADPFVLDAPGDRRFWVATRNDRAIGYLALRPGDEVFVEWIIQRREAPNGTAALLLDTALRDSGCPAFTLGMVPLSTHAPLSDTAPSLLVRGLLTWTRAHATRFYNFGGLERFKAKFVPDRWRPLHLVTTGRPISVFTFHDVAAAFAAPRAPTRFVGRALLDAAAHEIRDATEAARDWLSSR